The following nucleotide sequence is from Coffea eugenioides isolate CCC68of chromosome 10, Ceug_1.0, whole genome shotgun sequence.
TAGCACTCTCATAGTCACCATAGTTCGAGCCACGGGGTCCTCTTCTATTTCAATCAGGTCAGCATCCTTCCCCTCTTCTTCAAGCGGTGGCATGTCCGCATATTCCTCCTCTCCTTCGCTTTGCCACATTCCCTCTTCATTCATGTACATGATGCTTCGGTTAGGGCATTGAGCCATGAGGTGGCCAATTCCCTTGCATTTGAAACATGCCTTTGGCTGGTTGGTAGACGTATTTGGCCTTGGAAGAGTTGGTCGCGGGATTGGTTTAGAAGGAGTTGCACTCGGATGGAACGGTTGCTCCATTCGcctgttttccctttctttattgCCTTGCCTTGGCCAAGCATTGGATGTTGGCAATTGATCTCGTCTCCAAGGTGTGGAAGAGGATGTAGTGGTTCGGCCACTAGGTGTCTTTATAGGTAAGGCTTGCCTTTCCACCTTCTCTGCATAAGACACCATTTGTTGTAGCTCAAAGTGGTCTTGAAGCTCAACCTTCTTCCGAATttcaggatttaatccattaagaaatcttgccatggttgcttccgaatcctcttgtatattggcccttatcattgctacctccatttgtttgtggtactcatcaaccgaactggacccttgggtgagtcgttggagccgattgtacaagtccgtggtgtaatggaagggtacaaaccgtttcctcatcacttgcttcatttcagcccaagtgtcaattggttgttccctatttctcctccttgtggcacatgcttgctcccaccaaatggatgcataattttcaaattcaatagccgcaagtttcacctttttctcttcagagtaattgtggagttcaaacacttgctcaactctcctaacccaatctaaataagcttcaggatcatttttcccatgaaaggtaggcatcttagtcttgatggaaccaagattgtcatcggttctcctgggtcggcctcgaccttccctcgctccctcttggcttctccttgatcgaaatgaggtgtgagaatgatacccctcatcatccgcatcatgatcagcactcTGAACACTCGAAACCCTATGGTGGGTATCTCCGGcacctcgcatctcaatggcagccaacctgtcggatatttgtgccatcgcaaattcatgtttctccatcgcaaattcatgtctctccgcttgtttttgaagagtttggagcaccagtttgagtgacacgtcggtctcagacggctcaggcatgttcccctcttgagacatattgtctaacctgcaaaacaagtgtatcctagtctaccttgcaagcactcgtgtatcactcaaggaaacacactcactctcaattttccttctcgaagttcttaaaacaactcaaactctcaaaaattccagaattaatgactctataagcaagtaacaagacaccaagcagaattttgcaaatcttagaaaaaaactctacccgaagctgaaactttttttttttttctctttgagctgttgctttgctgaatttctggtcagtattttggagtataaatggtgcttttggggtgctcaaataatgtacgaaccagtcctcaaatttcagtcaaatcggattgcaaaactagctcaaccgattttagaaactcaagaactcccaaggcggtttgggctaaggtgtttggtttggttttgaaaacggaattgggtgtgtttggggctggtgaggtcgtttggggtctttggaattcaatcaagattggaactcaagagttggaaaccaatcaagattaggaaactcaagttttgggaaatcaaccaagatttggagattaaccaagatttgggaacccaccaagagttggaaactcacgattttttttggaaacttgatttcctttgtatgagagccaattccttctcttcttcctttttttttctcttccgttttttttttcctttttttttttcttcggctcttcaaggaacacaaattcagatcacaccaacaagttcaagaaaacggatgaaaggttatgccaattccaagaaaattctagttcttggtttattgttcaagaattttcaaaataagacttggtggtccaagaacttcaagaattttgttcaaggagctcaagaacttccccaaattatGTTATGGtgtctagggtttgcaagaacaacaaccaatactcaagaaataggcaaaaacagaatttcagcaatactcaaaagaaaattccagcaatactctgAACACTaaacaatataaggtacgtgactctcttttttttctttttttttttgtctttaaaccctaacaacccaaacaaaAGTATAACAGACTCAAGAACAAAAGTTGGacagaaaaacacaaaaaaaacaaCACCAAACAGAtattttttttgactcggatgaacagtaacgtgaacagtacgctacagtacgatgaacagtaattcggaacagtaacgatgaacagtaatcgctacagtttttttttttttgaaaaagacaAACTagcaagatatgaacaacttcaattaaaagagaattaacctgatgctctgattaccaactgatataggcaaccctaggggaagaccctcctagaacctcccaaccttgtaattatcagagttggatcttttctcccaacagaaattgaactcgattgttctcatgaactcaagacctctgacacacaaaggtaatcagcaaccttaagtaaataaggatggatgaagcgacaccacgattagggaacaagctaatcgataaagtctgatttgaatcctaagccatgaactaaagaattcaagagtaagttcgattaagaacttgaaggaaaattcctcacgatttctggttgtaataatctgtcttttactcttacaagaggtgcctttttataggctaaaactagggcaaaatccagcccacataaacctggaagaaattcggtccgcataaagagcttaaagagccagctctttaaggctttccgataaggcccaataagtaataaaatactcaacgcctaacaactactaaactaggtaGTCCttaaacaactaccaactaagctaacaagtatgagatcattccttcacttcaaacgtacaagtgaacaaagtaacttcatggtccatcaagtcttcaaacctagcttgctccttgcttgtatggtgaatgatcaaggctcgtaaagcttccttcacgttcttggttcttgatcttgtcatcggaccaccaatgttgatcaaagggtccttgacccaaggttgaagttgttgcgcacCCGTATCTGCATCattcgaactcaagacctttgtaatataagaccaatgtagtaaccattgcaccatcacatcttatttggtttttttgataacttatatatatatataacaaacatccatatttcttttttccatttttcttacaaaatctcattctttcatgactctttctttttaatcttcacacacacacactctctctctctctctctctcccctcttttttttgtcactcactttttaatcaaacctctttagttttaatttattgatgttttcttccatctttttaattttgtttttgtccattaaattgaaaaaagttaaaaaagaattatttttctttaacccaaattatttaatgctacaaccactcacttttatctcattttttgtttcttatcaagtttgcatttctattttcgattctcttgacttcctttgaactccaaactttcttttttaaattgcaatatCTAAATTCCAAagacgtaaattaaaatttaagttcacaatgttaaattctcatagacttgaattttgtataatttcaaaatattgtgatatttttgggttggatttaagattattttggtagatataattgaaattgaaatgaaatttatttgttttaacttataatttaaaaaaattatttttgaaaatccaagttattcaaaaatagtaaacttttcatcatataaaattttaaattagtctattgcatgtcttattttgtgcatatatatagttatataaattatttttaaaaaaattcattgaaccggggttgaaccggtccgaccggttgaacctcgaccctttcacttcaccggttcaattggcggtccgggttttaaaacattgcatATATCACCATTGGTTGAGAAGGTTGACATTGAAGAAAATTCAACACTCTATCATGATCAAGAAGTGCTTGAAGATCAATATGTACTAGTAAAGAAGCAAGAGTTAGTTGAAGAGAAATTGTACGAGATGGGAGATAAAAGTGTGAGCTATGATGTAAATTTCAGGGTAAGAAAGAGATAAAATGCGCGGGAGGCATGGAagaaaaatagaataaaaattcaaaaaagtcAAGTGAGTGAATTTGAGAGTGAAGACGTATTTGATTGTGAGAGAAAAAGCTTGATTATAACAACTATGAGAGTTAGTGAGAGAGGTTATTGTTCTAGTAACTATCTCAACCTCTCCTTCGCCAAATAAATCTCCCAgtcttcttctctttctttccaaaaaaaagcACCATTTCGATTTTGCAATTGAAAAACCttacttttcccttttttttaagtCGTTGATCACTAAGGACAAAAAGACATTTTGGACTTCTTGTGGACATCACTTTAATAGAGAAGTTCTTTAATTCTGGAATCTATTCCACATAGAAAACATATTTCACATATGAAATTATGTGAAATGATTTGGACTTGAGACTTAAATTTCTCTTCTTGAATGGATTCCTTCATAAATATTTTGGTGTCAACTAGCCTTGAATCTTGATAAAACCCgtgttttttttcttgtaaCTGACGAAGATAACGCAATATCCCAACATATGTctgtaaaattgaaaaaaagaaattttgtagTGTGGGGGTTATTCTGATGGATTGTGCTCTATTTCAATTTTACAAGACTATGCATGAATCCAGAGATCTTAGGACCTTTGGCTTGTCAAGTTTTGATTGTTGATGGTAGCCAGTTGATTTCTTGTAACAATAACATGTAGATGCCCAAGCGAGACTTACTATATCCATGTGAATTATGTCCCCTTATCTCTATAAATATGAAGGAATTATTCctcaataataaataataattaatagCATAGTGGAATCAATGGCGCAGAGTCAAAAAAAGGATTCTGACCGAATACTATTGATAATCCCTCTACCCTTAGAATAGTTCTTGAATCTAGGATAGGATTCAAGGATTTACAATCTTTTCAGAAAAAAAACCACTTCAAAAAACGCCACTCGAATGCTTCGAATCAAACAAGTATTAATAAATAGCGCCCTCCCTCTGCTTCGGATGGGAAATAATTTGGTGAGTATGGAGCCATTTCTTGCAAGACTTATTGGTCAACATGGATAGAGGAATTGATATTCGAATTTCAGAGGAAAAGAAGACGAGGGATAGGAATACTTTGGTGTGTTCCAAGAAACTAGTCGATTTTCAAAAGAGCAATTTAGGCTTTAAAAATAAAAGTGCTTTGAAAGGAACATTGGCAGTATCACTAGCCTTAACGGGTGCCCACACTGATAGAGTATTCCTAACCCTAATAGATGCCCTTTGCGAGTTCCAttcattagtttttttttttggtttatgaAAGTGTAGTTAATTTGGGAAAGTATTCAAATATAAGAGGTGCATTAATTATAACTATATGAATTAATATGataaattataaataatttAAGAATTCATCTTACACACTGTATACACTATCATTGTTATGTCATATGCAAATAACTTTAACCCGATAACTCAATAAGCCTTCTTAACAACCTCCATTAAACAACTTAAGCCCACTTAGCCCAATAACTAAACCCACCGCACTCCCCAACCCGACGGCCACCTCCCCTCTCCTCTCCAACGCAACGCCTTCTCCTTGCTAAAGGCGTTTGACGCATCAGTCGCTCATCGAAGTTTCTTTCATCCCCTTCTCCCTTTCTCCATTCACTTGCTGTTTTTTCAGGGGTTTAGAAGGATAAAATTTTAGCCGGTATGGAGTAGTATTTCTTATTATCTTTGGTATATTTTTCTTACATTAGTTTTGTCTAACGGATTTTACGTAGCAATGTAATTGGATGTTCTTGGGGGATTGTCGTTCGTTTAATTAATTTTTGCAAAgcagaaagtttttttttttttaatatttggtCTGGAGTTGAAAGTTGAAACGGTTCAACTTGGACCATTTGGCTGCAGTTTTGACTCACTGAGTTGATTCAGCCACCGTGTCTGAAGTCTCCAACATGTAGAGTATGGTTCTTGGAATAGCCAGCCAAGTTCTCGTGGGGCCTTTAGTTTTACTTTGTACTTTGTCTTGTGATTTTGAAAGAggccaattttttttcctcGGTGGTTTGATTTCTTGGTTAATTTAACTGGTTCTTGTATTATATTTTCTTGATGTTTGCAGGAAGTAATCTGTTAGTTAAATCAATGTTTGCAACAAGAGTAATTGGTAGAACACTTTTTGCAGCAGCCAAGGGTGAAACTTCGTCAGCAGCTGCAGCTTCTACTGCTAGTTCTAGACATAACCCTCTTGAGGATTTCTTTGAGGCCGAACGAAGTCCAGACGATGATAAACCTGTTGTATATGGTATAAATTCCTTCTGTGCTATGTTCCATGTTCTAAAGCTCTTGGTTTTCGTGTAGGAGTATGCAACTGGCCATGGAAGTAATGTACTAGAAAAACTATGTGGTATGGACGGTATGACTTTTTAGTATTTTAGCTTATTGTCTAATGGGAAAAGGGTGAAGGAGCTGTATTCTTGTATTAGTTGGGAGGTATGGGAATTCCTATGATGTGTCTTAAACTTCAAGATTCTCTTTGAGCATTGTGGTGACAACCTTTTAAAATGGGTTTTATTTGGCTTAGAATGTCAAAAATAAAAGGGCTTGTGGAAACAGCATTAAGTATGACTACTATTTATGTGTAGGtattttttcttcctcttttttggGGCCTTTTTTCTTGATAATTCTTTGTTCTATTTTCTGATGCTATGCTAGTTTTACATAAAGAGCTATttttgagtttttgattttcttACACCTAGATAGCTTGTTCCAGCAAAGTAAACCTATAGACTTTTGAAAGACATCAGAAAATACTTCTTGACCTTACCCACAATATGTAGCTTCTTAATTTTGCCAACCGGTTGAGGCATTTGAGGTAACAAGATATGCGGAAACTTGAGTTCTGAGAAATCATCAATTATTTTGCAAGAGAGATATGGTATGAGATAATTGTAAAACTATGTTCATTAGGTCATGAGCTTTTCTAATGTTACATAGGCTGTTTATTGAATGATTATCCCCAAGTTCATGAAATCAGTTGTACTTTCTTTTGTTGCTGCTTGCTTCATAGTCTGAGCTAATGCAAGTAGCTTATGGACCTTTTTATTTTCCTGATCATCTAATCAAAAGTATGTTTCGTGAATACTTGGTTGTACTTTGCTCACGGTGCATGTTGAGGAGTTAGTACTTATTGTGTCTATGGCCATGGAATATGCTATTAcaattgcttcttttttttttgggtctcaTTTGTGACTTAGAGATAATTGCTGATTTTCCCATTTAGGTAGGGCCTGGAAAGCTTCTGAATTGCGCCTCAAATCATGGGATGATCTTCAGAAGTTATGGTATGTACTATTAAAGGAGAAAAACATGCTGATGACCCAACGCCAGATGCTTCATGCTCAGTGTGAATTTCAGAGGAAGAGAATAAATTCCCtatatttttattcatcaatCGTAAGGGTATATATACAGGTATAGACATCCTATAATAGGAAGATATCCTATTACAATAAATCAGTCCTCTAATTCCTATAATTTAGGCTACAAACTAGCCTACATTTGTTAGCTATCTAATCCCTACAAATCAGCCTATATCAATCTGTGACAGCTATCTAATCCCTACAAATCAGCCTATATCAATCTGTGACAGCTATCTAATCCCTACAAATCAGCCTGCATATAATCTgtaacactccccctcaagctggaGCATAGATATTAATCATGCCCAGCTTGTTACATAGATAATCAATCCGGACCCCGTTAAGAGCTTTTGTGAATATATCACCTAATTGTTCTCCAGTCTTCACATAACCTGTAGTGATCAAACCTTGTTGGATCTTTTCACGAACGAAATGACAATCAATCTCAATGTGTTTCGTTCGTTCATGAAAGACTGGATTGGAAGCAATGTGAAGTGCAGCTTGATTATCACACCATAGCTTGGCAGGTACTGAGACCTTAATTCCTACTTCACTAAGGAGCTGATATACCCATATGACTTCACACACAGACTTGGCCATAGCTCTATATTCAGCTTCCGCACTGGATCGTGAGACGACATTCTGTTTCTTACTCTTCCATGAGACCAAATTTCCCCCAACAAAAACACAATATCCTGAAGTAGATCTCCTATCTTCCTTACACCCTGCCCAATCTGAATCTGAAAAATATTCAATCCTAGTATGACCATGATTGCCATATAGGATTCCACGTCCAGGAGCACATTTTAAATAGTGCAAAACTTGTTCGACTGCTTTCCAATGGTCAACAGTTGGTGAGGACATATATTGGCTTAACACACTCACTGAATAAGCAATATCAGGACGTGTCACAGTAAGATAATTCAACTTTCCGATTAGTCTTCTGTACGTCTCAGGATCTGCACACAATTCACCTTCTTTGGTTAATTGTAAATTAGGAACCATTGGGGTACTACATGGTTTAGCACCCAACTTTCCCGACTCCGACAGTAAATCAAGTACATACTTTCTCTGTGATAGAAAGATTCCCTTCTTACTCCTGCTAACTTCAACTCCCAAGAAATACTTTAACATCCCCAAGTCTTTGGTATAGAACTGAGTATGAAGAAAGGACTTTAGAGACGAAATTCCGCTAGAGTC
It contains:
- the LOC113748838 gene encoding 39S ribosomal protein L47, mitochondrial-like, with the translated sequence MFATRVIGRTLFAAAKGETSSAAAASTASSRHNPLEDFFEAERSPDDDKPVVYGRAWKASELRLKSWDDLQKLWYVLLKEKNMLMTQRQMLHAQNLRFPNPERISKVRKSMCRIKHVLTERAIEEPDPRRSAEMKRMINAL